The following are encoded in a window of Saccharothrix longispora genomic DNA:
- the nhaA gene encoding Na+/H+ antiporter NhaA produces MNRPNTARIFTRGSWPEAKRIADVLRLETVGGVIMLVAALLGLVWANSPWAPAYEALRDFEFGPESLHLRLSVGQWASDGLLAIFFFIAGLELKREFVAGDLRDPRRAAVPVAAAIGGVVVPALVYALINLGSPEAAAGWAIPTATDIAFALAVLAVIGRNLPAALRTFLLTLAVVDDLIAIVIIALFYTEQLSVVPLLLMLVPLALFTVLVQRRVRSWWLLLPLAAAAWALMHASGVHATVAGVLLGFAVPVIRRSAGEGPGLAEHFEHRWRPLSTGVAVPVFAFFAAGVAIGGFDGFVASLGDSVTTGIVAGLVVGKVIGITASTWLMARFTKATLDSDLAWVDVVGLAVLGGIGFTVSLLVGELAFGEGSTQYDDAKVAVLVGSLLAAVIATVILRARNRVYRRIHEEETRDVDQDGIPDVHQRPDAD; encoded by the coding sequence GTGAACCGCCCGAACACCGCCAGGATCTTCACCAGGGGCTCGTGGCCCGAGGCCAAGCGCATCGCCGACGTCCTCCGCCTGGAGACCGTCGGCGGTGTGATCATGCTGGTCGCCGCGCTCCTCGGACTGGTGTGGGCGAACTCCCCCTGGGCCCCGGCGTACGAGGCGCTGCGCGACTTCGAGTTCGGCCCCGAATCGCTGCACCTGCGCCTCTCCGTGGGCCAGTGGGCCTCCGACGGACTGCTCGCGATCTTCTTCTTCATCGCCGGCCTGGAGCTCAAGCGCGAGTTCGTGGCCGGCGACCTGCGCGATCCCCGGCGGGCCGCGGTGCCGGTCGCCGCGGCGATCGGCGGCGTGGTCGTGCCCGCGCTCGTCTACGCCCTGATCAACCTCGGCTCGCCGGAAGCCGCGGCGGGCTGGGCCATCCCGACCGCCACCGACATCGCGTTCGCGCTCGCCGTGCTCGCCGTGATCGGCCGGAACCTGCCCGCGGCGCTGCGGACCTTCCTGCTGACGCTGGCCGTGGTGGACGACCTGATCGCTATCGTGATCATCGCCCTGTTCTACACCGAACAGCTGTCGGTGGTGCCGCTGCTGCTCATGCTGGTGCCACTCGCGCTGTTCACCGTGCTGGTGCAGCGCCGGGTCCGGTCGTGGTGGCTGCTGCTCCCCCTCGCCGCGGCGGCGTGGGCCCTGATGCACGCCTCCGGCGTCCACGCGACGGTCGCCGGTGTGCTGCTCGGCTTCGCGGTCCCGGTCATCCGCCGCAGCGCCGGCGAGGGCCCCGGCCTGGCCGAGCACTTCGAGCACCGCTGGCGCCCCCTGTCGACGGGGGTCGCGGTGCCGGTGTTCGCGTTCTTCGCGGCCGGCGTGGCGATCGGCGGCTTCGACGGGTTCGTCGCCTCGCTGGGCGACAGCGTGACCACCGGCATCGTGGCCGGGCTGGTGGTCGGCAAGGTGATCGGCATCACGGCGAGCACGTGGCTGATGGCGCGGTTCACCAAGGCGACGCTGGACAGCGACCTCGCGTGGGTGGACGTGGTGGGCCTGGCGGTGCTGGGCGGCATCGGGTTCACGGTGTCGCTGCTGGTCGGGGAGCTGGCGTTCGGCGAGGGCAGCACCCAGTACGACGACGCCAAGGTCGCGGTGCTGGTCGGGTCGCTGCTGGCGGCGGTCATCGCGACGGTGATCCTGCGCGCCCGCAACCGCGTGTACCGGCGCATCCACGAGGAGGAGACGCGGGACGTCGACCAGGATGGCATCCCGGACGTCCACCAGCGCCCCGACGCCGACTGA
- a CDS encoding MFS transporter, with protein MPAVPSNRTYRRLFAAQVVALTGTGLATVALGLLAHDLAGPDAGAVLGTAFALKMVAYVGIGPLAGALAARFPRTRLLVTLDLVRAGVALALPWVDQVWQVHLLILLLQSASAAFTPTFQATIPDILADERDYTRALSLSRLAYDLETLLSPLLAAALLLVVGHDLLFLGTSAGFAGSALLVLAAALPTTRTTPTDRTTPATRRTPTPRGTRAYLGTPRLRGLLAAHVAVAAAGSAVLVDTVVYVRVLLGRDETAVAIALAAHGLGSLVAALALPRLLDHVAERPVMVRASAALAAALATTAATTAFLDDLRWPALLVLWAVVGAAGSLVLTPAGRLLRRSARPTDLPHLFAADFSLSHACWLLCYPLAGWLATTTSMPTTLLVLAAITAAATAVATRLWPAGDPEVLEHDHHDLTGEHDHLRGAVLVDGRHRHAHAYRIDDLHTRWPT; from the coding sequence ATGCCCGCCGTGCCGTCCAACCGCACGTACCGACGCCTGTTCGCCGCCCAGGTCGTCGCCCTCACCGGCACCGGCCTGGCCACCGTCGCCCTCGGCCTGCTCGCCCACGACCTCGCCGGCCCGGACGCCGGAGCGGTGCTCGGCACGGCGTTCGCGCTCAAGATGGTCGCCTACGTCGGCATCGGCCCACTGGCGGGCGCACTGGCCGCGCGGTTCCCCCGCACGCGACTGCTCGTCACCCTTGACCTGGTCCGCGCCGGCGTGGCCCTCGCCCTGCCGTGGGTCGACCAGGTCTGGCAGGTCCACCTGCTGATCCTCCTGCTCCAATCGGCCTCGGCCGCGTTCACGCCGACGTTCCAGGCCACCATCCCCGACATCCTCGCCGACGAACGCGACTACACCCGCGCCCTGAGCCTGTCCCGGCTCGCCTACGACCTGGAAACCCTGCTCAGCCCCCTGCTCGCCGCCGCGCTCCTGCTCGTCGTCGGCCACGACCTGCTGTTCCTCGGCACCTCCGCCGGGTTCGCCGGCTCCGCCCTGCTGGTGCTCGCCGCCGCGCTCCCGACCACCCGCACCACACCGACCGACCGCACCACGCCCGCCACCCGCCGCACCCCGACCCCCCGCGGCACCCGCGCCTACCTCGGCACCCCCCGGCTGCGCGGCCTGCTCGCCGCGCACGTCGCCGTCGCCGCCGCCGGGTCCGCGGTGCTCGTGGACACCGTCGTCTACGTCCGCGTCCTGCTCGGCCGCGACGAGACCGCCGTCGCCATCGCCCTGGCCGCCCACGGCCTCGGCTCGCTCGTCGCCGCGCTCGCCCTCCCCCGCCTCCTCGACCACGTCGCCGAACGCCCCGTGATGGTGCGCGCCTCCGCCGCCCTCGCCGCCGCACTCGCCACCACCGCCGCCACCACGGCGTTCCTCGACGACCTGCGCTGGCCCGCCCTGCTCGTGCTGTGGGCGGTGGTCGGCGCGGCCGGGTCCCTCGTGCTCACCCCCGCCGGGCGACTCCTGCGCCGCTCGGCGCGCCCGACCGACCTGCCGCACCTGTTCGCCGCCGACTTCTCCCTCTCCCACGCCTGCTGGCTGCTCTGCTACCCGCTGGCCGGATGGCTCGCGACCACCACCTCCATGCCCACCACGCTGCTCGTCCTGGCCGCGATCACCGCCGCCGCAACCGCCGTCGCCACCCGCCTGTGGCCCGCCGGCGACCCCGAGGTGCTCGAACACGACCACCACGACCTGACCGGGGAGCACGACCACCTCCGCGGCGCCGTCCTCGTCGACGGGCGGCACCGGCACGCGCACGCCTACCGCATCGACGACCTGCACACCCGCTGGCCGACGTGA
- a CDS encoding ArsR/SmtB family transcription factor codes for MCARDDVATTQDWRQLPPGGHVEAAVDAFRMLSDPTRLRVVWLLCGAEHDVTALAAAVGAARPAVSQHLAKLKLAGLVTVRREGRRALYRVRGGHVRRLLAEAVEAADHHLTGRPDHD; via the coding sequence ATGTGCGCACGCGACGACGTTGCAACAACGCAGGACTGGCGACAACTGCCTCCCGGCGGGCACGTGGAGGCGGCCGTCGACGCGTTCCGCATGCTGTCCGACCCGACCCGGTTGCGGGTGGTGTGGCTGCTCTGCGGTGCGGAGCACGACGTGACGGCGCTGGCCGCCGCGGTCGGCGCGGCCAGGCCCGCGGTGTCCCAGCACCTGGCGAAGCTGAAGCTGGCCGGCCTGGTGACGGTGCGCCGGGAGGGGCGACGGGCGCTCTACCGGGTGCGCGGCGGGCACGTGCGGCGGTTGCTGGCCGAGGCGGTCGAGGCCGCCGACCACCACCTCACCGGTCGTCCCGACCACGACTGA
- a CDS encoding class I SAM-dependent methyltransferase codes for MTDDAREYWDRQADAFDDEPDHGLRDEHVRRAWADLLLPLLPRAADVVDLGCGTGSLSVLLAQAGHRVRGLDLSDRMVAAARAKAAAAGVDVGFTRGDAASPRLGAGSCDVVLARHVLWALPDPAAALARWVELLRPGGLLLLVEGRWSTGVGLRPDDCHDLVLTVREHAEVRPLPDPALWGRPIDDERYLVVSRGRDDR; via the coding sequence GTGACCGACGACGCACGTGAGTACTGGGACCGGCAGGCGGACGCGTTCGACGACGAACCCGACCACGGGCTGCGCGACGAGCACGTGCGACGGGCGTGGGCGGACCTGCTGCTGCCGCTGCTGCCGCGGGCGGCCGACGTGGTCGACCTCGGGTGCGGCACGGGCAGCCTCTCGGTGCTCCTGGCGCAGGCCGGCCACCGGGTGCGCGGGCTGGACCTGTCGGACCGGATGGTGGCGGCGGCCAGGGCCAAGGCCGCGGCGGCCGGCGTCGACGTCGGGTTCACGCGGGGCGACGCCGCGTCACCCCGGCTCGGGGCAGGGTCGTGCGACGTCGTCCTCGCCCGCCACGTGCTGTGGGCCCTCCCCGACCCCGCCGCCGCGCTCGCCCGCTGGGTGGAACTGCTCCGACCGGGCGGCCTGCTGCTGCTCGTCGAAGGCCGGTGGTCGACCGGCGTCGGGCTGCGACCCGACGACTGCCACGACCTCGTGCTGACCGTCCGCGAGCACGCCGAGGTCCGACCGCTGCCCGACCCCGCCCTGTGGGGACGGCCGATCGACGACGAGCGCTACCTCGTGGTCAGTCGTGGTCGGGACGACCGGTGA
- a CDS encoding alpha/beta fold hydrolase, with protein sequence MRDRRAPATATEGWDVAEFTGAVHAALLGPAGAPDVVLVHGLGCSHRYFLPLARRLAPDARVAAVDLPGFGRTPGPPRAADVRGLSLALADWLRATGRGGAPLVAHSAGCQVVVDLAAHSPDLAAPAVLLSPTMDRHARSTSRQLARLAADAPRERPALVPLLTRDYLTAGVRRIAATLDHLLDDPVEDKVGYLRAPTAVVRGRHDPVVSRRWAREVAALLPDGRLVEVPGAAHAVHHSTPDAVAAITRSALRAAQPRSRRAPGPTRPAGS encoded by the coding sequence ATGCGCGACAGGCGGGCACCGGCGACCGCGACCGAGGGCTGGGACGTGGCCGAGTTCACCGGCGCGGTGCACGCCGCCCTGCTCGGGCCGGCGGGAGCACCGGACGTGGTGCTCGTGCACGGTCTGGGCTGCTCGCACCGCTACTTCCTGCCGCTGGCCCGGCGCCTGGCCCCCGACGCGCGGGTGGCCGCCGTCGACCTGCCGGGCTTCGGCCGCACCCCAGGCCCGCCCCGCGCGGCGGACGTCCGGGGGCTCTCCCTGGCGCTGGCCGACTGGCTGCGGGCGACCGGGCGCGGCGGCGCGCCGCTGGTGGCCCACTCTGCGGGCTGCCAGGTCGTCGTGGACCTGGCGGCGCACTCCCCCGACCTGGCCGCGCCGGCCGTCCTGCTCAGCCCGACGATGGACCGGCACGCCCGGTCGACGTCCCGGCAGCTGGCCCGGCTGGCGGCGGACGCGCCGCGGGAACGCCCGGCACTGGTCCCGCTGCTGACCCGCGACTACCTCACGGCCGGCGTGCGCCGGATCGCCGCGACCCTCGACCACCTCCTCGACGACCCCGTGGAGGATAAGGTCGGCTACCTGCGCGCCCCGACCGCCGTCGTGCGCGGCCGGCACGACCCCGTCGTGTCGCGGCGGTGGGCCCGCGAGGTCGCGGCGCTGCTCCCGGACGGCCGCCTCGTCGAGGTGCCCGGCGCCGCGCACGCCGTTCACCACTCCACGCCCGACGCGGTCGCCGCCATCACCCGCTCGGCGCTCCGGGCGGCGCAGCCCCGGTCACGTCGAGCGCCAGGACCAACTCGACCCGCCGGGTCGTGA
- a CDS encoding DUF6292 family protein yields MDLDFDDSTTRALRRYARSVTSALGLGGDCWCVQGDHHVGIYLALDGRLDAYPDHDVALLWDERHGWSAVVEADGGRDVVVGRLDGLAVPWPGAVAEWVVGLFGRPTDTPDTAAALLQAS; encoded by the coding sequence ATGGACCTGGACTTCGACGACAGCACGACCCGCGCCCTTCGGCGATACGCGAGGTCGGTCACCTCCGCGTTGGGGCTCGGCGGCGACTGCTGGTGCGTGCAGGGCGACCACCACGTGGGCATCTACCTGGCGCTGGACGGCCGGTTGGACGCGTACCCGGACCACGACGTGGCGCTGCTGTGGGACGAGCGGCACGGCTGGTCGGCCGTCGTGGAGGCCGACGGCGGCCGGGACGTGGTGGTGGGCCGTCTCGACGGCCTGGCGGTGCCGTGGCCCGGTGCGGTGGCCGAGTGGGTCGTCGGCCTGTTCGGCCGGCCGACGGACACCCCGGACACGGCCGCCGCGCTGCTGCAGGCTTCGTGA
- a CDS encoding STAS domain-containing protein, which produces MTVATRVEPGDVAVVSVTGEVDLACEDVVNAALQDQFDHRRTGLVVDLTGVDFFGSAGIRLLVDAAQRAQRQGTALAVATDRRVVLRPLAITLVDQAVEIHPTVPAAVAALRGTGVPQRRLRA; this is translated from the coding sequence GTGACCGTGGCCACCCGCGTCGAGCCCGGCGACGTCGCCGTCGTCTCGGTGACCGGCGAGGTCGACCTCGCCTGCGAGGACGTCGTCAACGCGGCGCTCCAGGACCAGTTCGACCACCGCCGCACCGGGCTGGTCGTCGACCTCACCGGGGTCGACTTCTTCGGCTCCGCCGGCATCCGGCTCCTGGTCGACGCCGCCCAGCGCGCACAGCGGCAGGGGACGGCGCTGGCCGTGGCCACCGACCGGCGGGTCGTCCTGCGCCCCCTGGCGATCACGCTCGTCGACCAGGCCGTGGAGATCCACCCGACCGTGCCGGCCGCCGTGGCGGCGCTGCGCGGGACCGGCGTGCCGCAGCGGAGGCTGCGCGCCTGA
- a CDS encoding YciI family protein, which produces MRFLMMHRLAESAPEVRDPSPEFVEEVGAFVQDWIDRGVLISAEGVHPSERGALVRKAPDGAIAATDGPFTETKEVVGGFLLINAEDRAAAVECARRYADLFGQVEIEVRQVVEFEDLPPAP; this is translated from the coding sequence ATGCGGTTTCTGATGATGCACCGGCTGGCCGAGAGCGCCCCGGAGGTGCGGGACCCCAGCCCGGAGTTCGTCGAGGAGGTGGGCGCTTTCGTCCAGGACTGGATCGACCGGGGCGTGCTGATCAGCGCCGAGGGCGTCCACCCGTCCGAGCGGGGCGCGCTGGTCCGCAAGGCCCCGGACGGGGCGATCGCCGCGACCGACGGGCCGTTCACCGAGACCAAGGAGGTCGTCGGCGGCTTCCTGCTGATCAACGCGGAGGACCGGGCGGCGGCCGTCGAGTGCGCCCGGCGGTACGCGGACCTGTTCGGGCAGGTCGAGATCGAGGTGCGCCAGGTCGTCGAGTTCGAGGACCTGCCCCCGGCTCCCTGA
- a CDS encoding GatB/YqeY domain-containing protein, translating to MRASLRDSLTAALKSRDRVAVAALRSALAAIGNAEAVPVDRPADGVPADVTGSEHVAGAAAGLGAAEAERRHLTEADLRSIVEDEVRERSVAALEYERLGRDDLAERLRAEAEVLGRHLRPAP from the coding sequence ATGCGCGCCAGCCTGCGTGACAGCCTCACCGCGGCCCTCAAGTCCCGAGACCGCGTCGCCGTCGCGGCGCTCCGCTCGGCCCTGGCGGCGATCGGGAACGCCGAGGCGGTCCCGGTCGACCGGCCGGCCGACGGCGTGCCCGCCGACGTCACGGGCAGCGAGCACGTCGCCGGGGCCGCGGCCGGCCTCGGGGCGGCGGAGGCGGAACGCCGCCACCTCACCGAGGCCGACCTGCGGTCGATCGTGGAGGACGAGGTGCGCGAGCGCTCGGTCGCCGCGCTGGAGTACGAGCGGCTGGGACGCGACGACCTCGCCGAACGCCTCCGCGCGGAGGCCGAGGTGCTCGGCAGGCACCTGCGGCCGGCGCCCTGA
- a CDS encoding TetR/AcrR family transcriptional regulator, protein MPRLADHDQRRAQIARAFQRLLAAEGFAAASFARVAAEAGVSVGLIQHYFAGKDVLLRFAYDDATGRLGERVRVRVRNGEAAGLPAAEVLLDSLVELLPLDAERDVEYRVRQGLQAQALHDPGLAEVARRAGGDLLGYVAAVIRGGVARGEVDPGADAALAARAVLAAVQGLADQLVLSGADAFPARDVLRGVVDSVFTGRPGARD, encoded by the coding sequence GTGCCGCGACTCGCCGATCACGACCAGCGTCGCGCCCAGATCGCGCGGGCGTTCCAGCGCCTGCTCGCCGCGGAGGGGTTCGCCGCCGCGTCCTTCGCGCGGGTGGCCGCCGAGGCGGGTGTCTCGGTGGGGCTCATCCAGCACTACTTCGCCGGCAAGGACGTGCTGCTGCGCTTCGCCTACGACGACGCCACCGGCCGCCTGGGCGAGCGGGTGCGGGTCCGCGTGCGCAACGGCGAGGCCGCCGGCCTCCCGGCCGCCGAGGTGCTGCTCGACAGCCTGGTGGAGTTGCTGCCGCTCGATGCGGAGCGGGACGTCGAGTACCGCGTCCGGCAAGGTCTTCAGGCGCAGGCGCTGCACGACCCGGGTCTCGCCGAGGTGGCCCGGCGGGCCGGCGGCGACCTCCTCGGGTACGTCGCGGCGGTGATCCGCGGCGGTGTGGCGCGCGGCGAGGTCGACCCCGGCGCGGACGCCGCGCTCGCCGCCCGCGCCGTGCTCGCCGCCGTGCAGGGCCTGGCCGACCAGCTCGTGCTCTCCGGCGCGGACGCGTTCCCCGCGCGCGACGTGCTGCGCGGGGTCGTCGACTCGGTGTTCACCGGGCGCCCCGGCGCGCGCGACTGA
- a CDS encoding carboxylesterase/lipase family protein — protein sequence MSPPDTVRLGGGEVRGLRLDGHLSFRGIPYAAPPVGERRWRAPAPVAPWSGVRDATTPGPDAPQPTRSFAHVTSTDEDCLTLDVTVPDTPTTGRPVLVWLHGGGGTNGTATRDAGRLATTGDVVVVTPRFRLGVLACFGHPGLADGGTFGLQDQQAALRWVRREIARFGGDPANVTLAGESHGALVVAAHLVAPASAGLFHRAILQSAFAVLAPTPAHTLIPGVPALPPMWTPADELDRLGATTAAEHGWTAPGDDPHAALARLRRLPVADLLQASDAFIRPAFGGHVLPESPATALPAGRFHRVPVLLGATCDEARFFVAVFADLVGNPVTARDYPRLLAEAFGDAADEVAARYPLTRFATAGLAWARVCTDRAWAWPTWQLGRVLAAHTDTWCYEFADPDAPPPVPLPGLPPGAQHAAELAYQFDLPGGPPLSAAQRGFAERVNRYWTAFAAHGDPAHPDLPDWPGLRTGHVQSLAPDRIGGADYAADHRLDFWARLP from the coding sequence ATGAGCCCGCCCGACACCGTGCGGCTGGGCGGCGGAGAGGTCCGCGGCCTCCGGCTCGACGGGCACCTCTCGTTCCGGGGCATCCCCTACGCCGCGCCCCCGGTCGGGGAACGGCGGTGGCGCGCCCCCGCGCCGGTCGCGCCGTGGTCCGGTGTCCGGGACGCGACCACGCCCGGCCCGGACGCGCCGCAGCCCACCCGGTCGTTCGCCCACGTCACCTCCACCGACGAGGACTGCCTGACGCTGGACGTCACCGTGCCCGACACCCCGACCACCGGCCGTCCCGTGCTGGTGTGGCTGCACGGCGGTGGCGGGACCAACGGCACCGCGACCCGGGACGCCGGGCGGCTCGCGACCACCGGCGACGTCGTCGTCGTGACGCCCCGCTTCCGGCTCGGCGTGCTCGCCTGCTTCGGCCACCCCGGGCTCGCCGACGGCGGCACCTTCGGCCTCCAGGACCAGCAGGCCGCGCTGCGCTGGGTGCGGCGGGAGATCGCGCGGTTCGGCGGCGACCCGGCGAACGTGACCCTGGCCGGGGAGTCCCACGGCGCGCTCGTGGTCGCGGCGCACCTGGTGGCGCCCGCGTCGGCCGGCCTGTTCCACCGCGCGATCCTGCAGAGCGCGTTCGCCGTGCTCGCCCCCACGCCCGCGCACACCCTCATCCCCGGTGTCCCGGCGCTCCCGCCGATGTGGACCCCGGCGGACGAGCTGGACCGGCTCGGCGCGACCACCGCCGCCGAGCACGGCTGGACGGCGCCGGGCGATGACCCGCACGCCGCACTCGCCCGACTCCGCCGCCTCCCGGTGGCCGACCTGCTCCAGGCGTCGGACGCCTTCATCCGCCCGGCCTTCGGCGGCCACGTCCTGCCCGAGTCGCCCGCGACCGCGCTGCCCGCCGGGCGCTTCCACCGGGTGCCGGTCCTGCTGGGCGCCACGTGCGACGAGGCCAGGTTCTTCGTCGCGGTGTTCGCCGACCTGGTCGGCAACCCGGTCACCGCGCGGGACTACCCCCGACTGCTGGCCGAGGCGTTCGGCGACGCGGCCGACGAGGTCGCCGCCCGCTACCCGCTCACCCGCTTCGCCACAGCAGGCCTCGCCTGGGCGCGGGTCTGCACGGACCGGGCCTGGGCGTGGCCCACCTGGCAACTGGGCCGGGTGCTCGCCGCGCACACCGACACCTGGTGCTACGAGTTCGCCGACCCGGACGCCCCGCCACCCGTGCCGCTGCCCGGTCTGCCGCCCGGCGCCCAGCACGCCGCCGAGCTGGCCTACCAGTTCGACCTCCCCGGCGGCCCGCCGCTGTCGGCGGCGCAACGCGGGTTCGCCGAGCGGGTGAACCGGTACTGGACCGCGTTCGCCGCGCACGGCGACCCGGCCCACCCGGACCTGCCGGACTGGCCCGGCCTGCGCACCGGCCACGTCCAGTCCCTGGCCCCCGACCGGATCGGCGGCGCGGACTACGCGGCCGACCACCGCCTCGACTTCTGGGCCCGCCTGCCCTGA
- a CDS encoding GntR family transcriptional regulator, giving the protein MKSVYDELRDLIVLGAYPAGRPVAEQELCDRLGVSRTPVREALRRLESDGLVRAARRGVTVVELGGKALLDAYLVRASLEALTADLAARRQRAGELSPASLDRLAEHADLADRATRQGDLLAGTRHNRAFHRCVAALADNPVAFGVLDRIWDQIVVSTRASLTAPGTPARPVRVDDEHRHLIAAITAGDPDAASAHARDHVLATAATLSDQPGGEPE; this is encoded by the coding sequence ATGAAGTCGGTCTACGACGAACTCCGGGACCTGATCGTCCTCGGCGCGTACCCGGCCGGGCGGCCGGTCGCCGAGCAGGAGCTGTGCGACCGGCTCGGGGTCAGCCGCACCCCCGTGCGCGAGGCGTTGCGCCGCCTGGAGAGCGACGGCCTGGTCCGCGCCGCACGACGCGGGGTCACCGTGGTCGAGCTGGGCGGCAAGGCGCTGCTCGACGCCTACCTCGTGCGCGCCTCGCTGGAGGCGTTGACCGCGGACCTCGCCGCGCGCCGCCAACGGGCGGGCGAGCTGTCGCCGGCCTCGCTCGACCGGCTCGCCGAGCACGCGGACCTGGCCGACCGGGCGACCCGGCAGGGCGACCTGCTCGCCGGCACCCGGCACAACCGGGCGTTCCACCGGTGCGTCGCGGCCCTCGCCGACAACCCGGTGGCCTTCGGCGTCCTGGACCGGATCTGGGACCAGATCGTCGTGTCCACCCGCGCCTCGCTGACCGCGCCGGGCACCCCCGCCAGGCCGGTGCGCGTGGACGACGAGCACCGCCACCTCATCGCGGCCATCACCGCGGGCGACCCCGACGCGGCCTCCGCGCACGCCCGCGACCACGTCCTGGCCACCGCGGCCACCCTGTCGGACCAGCCCGGAGGAGAACCGGAGTGA
- a CDS encoding OsmC family protein → MNGEHHYEVTVRWTGDTGSGTSRYRDYGRDHDVLVDGREPLRGSADPAFRGTPDRWNPEELLVASLSQCHMLSYLALCARDGVVVTGYADSASGVMREEPGGGGRFTEVVLRPEVVVAEPGMVERARSLHEQAHRACFIANSVAFPVRHLPVVAHA, encoded by the coding sequence GTGAACGGCGAACACCACTACGAGGTCACCGTGCGCTGGACCGGCGACACCGGCTCCGGCACCAGCCGCTACCGCGACTACGGCCGCGACCACGACGTGCTGGTCGACGGGAGGGAGCCGCTGCGCGGCAGCGCCGACCCGGCGTTCCGCGGCACACCCGACCGCTGGAACCCGGAGGAGTTGCTGGTCGCCTCGCTGTCGCAGTGCCACATGCTCAGCTACCTGGCCCTGTGCGCCCGCGACGGCGTGGTCGTCACCGGGTACGCGGACTCCGCGAGCGGGGTGATGCGCGAGGAGCCCGGGGGCGGCGGCCGGTTCACCGAGGTCGTGCTGCGGCCCGAGGTGGTCGTCGCGGAACCGGGCATGGTCGAGCGGGCGCGGTCGCTGCACGAGCAGGCGCACCGGGCGTGCTTCATCGCGAACTCGGTCGCCTTCCCGGTCCGGCACCTGCCGGTGGTCGCGCACGCCTGA